From Afipia carboxidovorans OM5, one genomic window encodes:
- a CDS encoding SIR2 family protein, translating to MTTASTPPNEYQLIGQTEDGSAGDLLQDLDQKAGRIRLQALISEWLRMENLVVLTGSGTSVSAKGKTMADLEKAVFATIEALSDLPPSIAAIIKARKDAVDLDVLGDGIGFEAWLSFVANAFVIAGSKETPFSGVTWSTTPAPSVKELQWFVDRLRTSIFAECALTLPNTTVAKSASEIAPQLAFLSKLVARDSNLGRAHLFTLNYDTLFEQALELLGIQYFDGFTGRAAARFDPSVYGLDIYYPGEVAEGRVRRFDKFLHFYKLHGSIHWFERDGEMRARHPNLTPFQGYADLKPDEKAALLTKLSGAVPSVGILPTANKFAQTLTMPYAHLFRSFQVRLGVPQTFLLILGYGFGDDHVTRIIENALMNPSLVMLVVEPNPASSVIKRIRDYKDLGKRAFVLCPTNAAFAAAKFKHATFDDFARSVMPDVQWLDDFLRLRRFEKQIASSASSSDPDPAA from the coding sequence ATGACAACTGCATCCACGCCGCCGAATGAATATCAGCTCATCGGTCAAACTGAAGACGGCAGCGCTGGCGATCTCCTGCAAGATCTCGATCAGAAAGCCGGGCGTATTCGTCTTCAGGCGTTGATTTCTGAATGGCTCCGGATGGAGAACCTTGTCGTTCTGACGGGCTCGGGAACGTCGGTTTCGGCCAAGGGCAAGACGATGGCCGATCTTGAAAAGGCCGTCTTCGCGACGATTGAAGCGTTGTCCGATCTTCCACCGTCGATAGCGGCGATCATCAAGGCAAGGAAGGATGCAGTCGATCTTGATGTGCTCGGCGATGGGATTGGGTTTGAGGCGTGGCTTTCGTTTGTCGCCAACGCTTTCGTCATTGCAGGTTCGAAAGAGACACCGTTTTCCGGCGTAACATGGTCCACGACCCCCGCGCCAAGCGTCAAAGAGCTTCAATGGTTCGTTGACCGGCTGCGCACCTCCATTTTTGCGGAGTGCGCGCTAACGCTTCCGAATACGACCGTAGCGAAGTCCGCGAGTGAGATTGCTCCGCAACTCGCGTTCCTGTCCAAGCTGGTGGCGCGCGATAGCAATTTAGGGCGTGCCCACCTTTTCACGCTCAACTATGATACCCTTTTCGAGCAGGCATTGGAGTTGCTGGGCATCCAGTATTTCGATGGCTTTACTGGTCGGGCGGCTGCGCGGTTCGATCCCTCCGTCTATGGATTGGATATCTACTACCCAGGCGAGGTCGCCGAGGGCCGTGTCCGTCGCTTCGATAAATTTCTGCATTTCTACAAACTGCACGGGTCCATCCATTGGTTCGAACGGGATGGCGAAATGCGCGCGCGCCATCCCAATCTCACGCCCTTTCAAGGTTATGCGGACCTGAAGCCCGACGAAAAAGCCGCATTGCTGACCAAGCTATCTGGTGCCGTTCCCTCCGTCGGCATTCTCCCAACCGCCAATAAATTCGCCCAAACCCTGACGATGCCCTATGCGCATCTTTTCCGCTCATTTCAGGTTCGGCTCGGCGTTCCACAAACCTTTCTGCTCATTCTCGGCTACGGTTTTGGTGACGATCACGTCACTCGCATTATCGAGAACGCGCTGATGAATCCCTCGCTGGTGATGCTTGTGGTCGAGCCGAATCCTGCCAGCTCGGTTATTAAGCGAATCCGTGACTACAAAGATCTCGGAAAGCGTGCCTTTGTGTTGTGCCCGACGAACGCCGCATTCGCCGCTGCCAAATTCAAGCACGCGACGTTTGATGATTTTGCCCGATCAGTGATGCCGGACGTTCAATGGCTCGACGACTTCTTGCGCTTGCGGCGGTTTGAAAAGCAGATCGCTTCATCGGCTTCTTCTTCTGATCCCGACCCGGCGGCATGA
- a CDS encoding PIN domain-containing protein: protein MTRYLLDTNIISNVIKPKPSEALLTWMAAQQDDDLFIASLTIAEIRRGILEKPRGKKRDTLDAWFNGPEGPRALFAGRILAFDDKAGLIWADLMAKGKIAGRPKSGLDMIIAAVAAANECVVVTDNEKDFVGLQIINPMRERFETAKK from the coding sequence TTGACCCGCTATCTGCTCGACACCAACATCATCAGCAACGTCATCAAGCCGAAGCCTTCGGAGGCTCTTTTGACGTGGATGGCCGCGCAGCAGGACGATGATCTGTTCATTGCTTCCCTGACAATAGCTGAAATCCGACGCGGCATTCTGGAAAAGCCGCGGGGCAAGAAGCGCGACACGCTCGACGCTTGGTTTAACGGGCCCGAAGGGCCGCGGGCCCTGTTCGCCGGTCGCATCCTGGCATTTGACGACAAGGCGGGCTTGATCTGGGCGGACCTCATGGCGAAGGGGAAAATTGCCGGCCGACCGAAAAGCGGGTTGGACATGATTATTGCTGCCGTCGCTGCCGCCAACGAATGCGTCGTGGTGACGGATAACGAGAAAGATTTTGTCGGCCTTCAGATAATCAATCCGATGCGGGAGCGGTTTGAGACTGCGAAGAAATAG
- a CDS encoding 2-hydroxyacid dehydrogenase, with protein sequence MANEAAKPGILVHGPKKPLVERGLAERFDVHVIHSPEELEKLPPAVVDNIRGIAVTGLVKTDAAMLARFPKLEIVASFGVGYDHVDFRYAAAHNIVVTHTPDVLTEEVADTTIGLLIATLREFITADRYVREGKWPQKDYRLSPGSLRDRTVGIVGMGRIGRAIARRVEACGVPIVYHSRNPAPGISYRHYPNLIEMAKDVDTMIAITPGGASTLKMINAEVLKALGPRGVFINVARGSVVDEEALIAALKDGTILAAGLDVFAHEPNVPKEFWTMDNVVLLPHIASASIATRDAMDQLVVDNLLNWFSGQPALTPVAETPFGKRE encoded by the coding sequence ATGGCGAACGAGGCGGCAAAGCCCGGAATTCTGGTACATGGCCCGAAAAAGCCTTTGGTCGAACGGGGGCTTGCCGAGCGCTTCGACGTCCATGTCATTCACAGCCCGGAAGAGCTGGAGAAGCTTCCGCCCGCGGTGGTGGACAACATCCGCGGTATCGCCGTCACCGGGCTCGTCAAGACCGACGCCGCGATGCTGGCACGTTTCCCGAAACTCGAGATCGTCGCGAGTTTTGGCGTCGGTTACGACCACGTCGATTTCCGTTATGCGGCCGCGCATAACATCGTCGTGACCCACACACCGGATGTGCTGACCGAGGAAGTCGCCGACACCACCATCGGCCTCCTGATTGCGACGCTGCGCGAGTTCATCACCGCCGACCGCTATGTCCGCGAAGGGAAGTGGCCGCAGAAGGATTACCGTCTGAGCCCGGGCTCGCTGCGAGACCGCACCGTCGGTATCGTCGGCATGGGGCGCATCGGCAGAGCGATCGCGCGTCGCGTCGAGGCTTGCGGCGTGCCGATTGTCTATCATTCGCGCAATCCTGCCCCCGGCATATCGTATCGCCACTATCCGAACCTCATCGAGATGGCGAAGGATGTCGATACGATGATCGCCATCACGCCCGGCGGGGCATCGACGCTGAAAATGATCAACGCCGAGGTGCTGAAGGCGCTCGGGCCGCGTGGCGTGTTCATCAACGTCGCGCGCGGCTCGGTGGTCGACGAAGAGGCACTGATCGCGGCTTTGAAGGATGGAACGATCCTCGCGGCGGGGCTTGATGTTTTTGCCCATGAGCCGAACGTGCCGAAGGAGTTCTGGACGATGGACAATGTGGTGCTGCTGCCCCATATCGCCTCGGCCTCGATCGCGACGCGTGACGCGATGGATCAACTCGTCGTCGACAATCTCTTGAACTGGTTCTCCGGCCAGCCGGCGCTGACTCCGGTGGCCGAGACGCCGTTCGGAAAGCGCGAATGA
- a CDS encoding phospholipase D-like domain-containing protein, which produces MKNIYIPAWHYRAPGIVQRIWGWSPVEEMILLSLDRSPGTIEDVSKILKIPRQLVGSTVARLMQFGLAEVRLSPQPVLSTSSVGHDFIRTGHALPERTADREIGISVVYEKVGLSVFRTRDVDTIPVTKLPAKGAIITFPKGEPPETHYSMMQRVNEFMVGMLRPGEWLRGVQANSSFLEKRFLVLDLDEVAAGVFPQGSSDQLVESLKGTIKTGILPRTTSPPPERPVSIETRFDADQLIVGAEQHLQRFEQIVGAAKSNVFVLSTFVAAQSDEKGRDRRERIVRALENACERGVRCHLFFGTSLDRAKHAAAMQELYLRLSAARQTRGYLQVQRDPVGSHAKFLAADDGHDGAVVLMGSCNWLHSPFSAVEVSAEFREANAVAEGLDLLREIVSKLASASRSVETLQFMASELRRQRNMLSNSEEEETPAAKLTILHAADHERLLRVAAHDAQQRFVCCTNKVGANMVPALFDPAEVAGRRLSDVRIYYSRRSGPVKRGHVTKHRERLHGIVELIGVPEPQLHAKFLVWDSNHIVVSSLNWGSQSGLEDNPLDEIGLYLEGPDLAASLLEKFEAECA; this is translated from the coding sequence GTGAAAAACATCTACATCCCGGCGTGGCACTATCGAGCGCCCGGCATCGTCCAGCGGATCTGGGGCTGGAGTCCGGTCGAGGAAATGATCCTGCTGTCACTGGATCGAAGTCCGGGAACGATCGAGGACGTTTCCAAGATTCTGAAAATTCCCCGACAGCTAGTCGGCTCTACTGTCGCCCGACTCATGCAATTCGGGCTTGCTGAAGTCCGGTTGTCGCCGCAACCGGTCCTATCCACAAGCAGCGTCGGTCACGACTTCATCCGCACTGGGCATGCGCTTCCGGAACGCACTGCCGATCGTGAGATCGGCATCAGTGTCGTCTATGAGAAGGTCGGACTATCCGTGTTCAGGACAAGGGACGTTGACACAATCCCCGTCACCAAACTTCCCGCCAAAGGTGCAATCATCACCTTTCCCAAAGGAGAGCCGCCAGAGACGCACTATTCGATGATGCAGCGCGTCAACGAGTTTATGGTGGGTATGCTCAGACCGGGTGAATGGCTGCGAGGCGTTCAGGCCAACAGCTCTTTTCTCGAGAAGAGATTTTTGGTGCTTGACCTCGACGAAGTCGCGGCCGGTGTGTTTCCGCAAGGTTCAAGCGATCAACTCGTTGAGTCCCTCAAGGGGACGATCAAGACCGGGATTCTACCAAGAACCACGTCTCCGCCACCGGAGCGTCCCGTATCAATCGAGACGCGCTTTGACGCCGATCAACTTATCGTCGGCGCCGAGCAGCATTTGCAGCGCTTCGAGCAGATTGTGGGCGCCGCCAAATCCAACGTATTTGTTCTATCTACTTTCGTGGCCGCGCAGTCCGACGAGAAAGGCAGGGATCGCCGGGAACGCATCGTGCGAGCATTGGAGAATGCGTGCGAACGGGGTGTCAGATGCCACCTCTTTTTCGGCACATCGCTCGATCGCGCCAAGCACGCCGCGGCCATGCAAGAACTGTATCTTCGCTTGTCCGCCGCGAGACAAACAAGGGGCTATCTGCAGGTGCAAAGGGATCCTGTTGGCAGTCATGCCAAGTTCCTAGCAGCCGACGACGGTCACGATGGTGCGGTTGTGCTGATGGGTTCGTGCAATTGGCTCCACTCCCCCTTCTCGGCAGTTGAAGTCTCGGCCGAATTCAGAGAGGCCAATGCGGTCGCAGAAGGGTTGGATTTGCTCCGTGAGATTGTCTCCAAACTCGCCAGTGCAAGCCGATCCGTGGAAACGCTACAGTTCATGGCATCCGAACTGCGTCGTCAGCGAAACATGCTGTCGAACTCGGAAGAAGAGGAGACGCCAGCTGCCAAGCTGACAATTCTGCATGCCGCCGACCATGAGCGCCTGCTGCGAGTTGCTGCTCACGATGCGCAGCAACGCTTCGTTTGCTGTACAAACAAGGTCGGGGCTAACATGGTTCCGGCGCTGTTCGATCCAGCTGAGGTGGCAGGAAGGCGGCTGAGCGATGTCCGGATCTACTATTCGCGCCGTTCTGGCCCGGTGAAACGCGGACATGTGACGAAACATCGAGAACGGCTCCATGGAATAGTCGAACTCATCGGGGTACCCGAGCCGCAGCTACATGCGAAGTTTCTGGTCTGGGACAGCAATCATATCGTGGTCAGCAGTTTGAACTGGGGTTCGCAGTCAGGCCTCGAGGACAACCCGCTGGATGAAATCGGCCTGTACCTGGAAGGGCCAGATTTGGCGGCGTCTTTGCTCGAGAAATTTGAGGCCGAATGCGCGTGA
- a CDS encoding ATP-binding protein, with protein MDNPRLVGHIVAVQGFRVKVELLPETRSALRATLDGVQAAIAINAYLTFSLGAGETVIGIITDLEARESFDPTSGDDLSLELMKPRRVASVQLLGTIEHSDDDPSFSPGISVLPTLDTPAEIGSPDVLRAVFEIPPRRNKPEGYDEKDFDCDLKIGFPTGQARNVVRASYNDLFSRPLAIVGNTGSGKSYSVSSLIQKAMKALDGATEEPHVFILDINGEYEKAFPSGKTAARLPDRIYLNGEEFGLPLWFLNAEEICSWLSAAEQTQEPVLKDWWAIAKGGDAGQVANLNTLQSALSSIEKLLADLQKIQRKSAGSYCDLIVGYLVGSGIDTNTFEGLFASHKAITGFNQEVLANAAQIQAEARKIQDEIRAKIVGGSYVGEQAARTADSPLPISRSTLTDPSLINRAVSKEDTIRVDAHLTTLKLRLKTRLDDRRWHSFLNYEDAATKIPNLESWFARFGLGKATGPKVSVLDLSMLGNEILPYACAVIGRLLLEARERLPAASRYKHPWVLVLEEAHNYARPARTDEDRGHRLARLAYERIAKEGRKFGLSLMIASQRPSEISQTIISQCANFISHRLQNPDDIDHFRRIIPMQARRLLDQVTILSSGEAIVFGSAFHIPTRVQLDRAEPGPYSQTAAPFYEWAKDTTPFPLKTVIEAWGADDTTA; from the coding sequence ATGGATAACCCTCGTCTCGTTGGACATATCGTTGCCGTTCAGGGGTTCAGAGTCAAAGTCGAACTCCTCCCTGAAACTCGTTCGGCATTGCGTGCAACTTTAGACGGCGTACAGGCCGCTATCGCAATCAACGCCTATCTAACATTTTCGCTGGGGGCCGGCGAAACCGTCATCGGGATCATTACAGACCTTGAAGCGCGCGAAAGTTTTGATCCGACCAGTGGGGACGATCTGAGTCTTGAACTTATGAAGCCCCGCCGCGTAGCTAGCGTGCAGTTGTTGGGCACGATCGAGCATTCGGACGATGATCCCTCGTTCAGCCCCGGCATATCGGTCCTGCCGACCCTCGACACGCCGGCGGAAATCGGGTCGCCTGACGTGCTAAGAGCGGTCTTCGAGATTCCGCCGCGTCGGAACAAACCGGAAGGGTATGACGAAAAGGACTTCGATTGCGATCTGAAGATCGGATTTCCAACGGGGCAAGCCCGGAACGTCGTTCGCGCTTCCTATAATGATCTGTTCTCACGCCCGCTCGCCATTGTGGGGAACACTGGCTCCGGCAAATCCTATTCGGTCTCCAGCCTTATTCAGAAGGCGATGAAAGCGCTCGACGGTGCCACTGAGGAACCCCATGTTTTCATCCTCGACATCAACGGCGAGTACGAGAAGGCATTTCCTTCGGGAAAAACTGCCGCTCGCTTACCTGATCGCATTTATCTGAACGGCGAGGAGTTTGGACTTCCGCTTTGGTTCCTAAACGCTGAGGAAATCTGCTCGTGGTTGAGCGCTGCGGAGCAGACCCAGGAGCCAGTCTTGAAAGATTGGTGGGCGATCGCCAAAGGCGGTGATGCGGGACAGGTAGCAAACCTAAACACGCTTCAAAGTGCGCTGAGTTCTATCGAAAAACTGCTTGCCGATCTTCAGAAGATACAGCGGAAATCGGCAGGATCATATTGCGATCTGATCGTTGGATATCTGGTAGGCTCCGGTATCGACACGAACACCTTTGAGGGACTGTTCGCATCCCACAAAGCCATTACGGGGTTCAATCAGGAAGTTCTAGCGAACGCGGCCCAAATCCAGGCTGAGGCTCGAAAAATTCAGGACGAAATCCGAGCAAAGATCGTCGGAGGCAGTTACGTCGGAGAGCAGGCCGCGCGAACCGCCGATTCTCCGCTGCCCATATCGCGTTCAACGCTGACAGACCCGTCTCTCATCAATCGCGCGGTATCGAAAGAGGATACCATCCGCGTCGATGCACATCTCACAACTCTGAAATTGAGATTGAAGACGCGGCTCGACGACCGGCGGTGGCACTCGTTCCTCAACTACGAAGATGCTGCGACCAAAATTCCAAATCTGGAATCTTGGTTTGCGCGTTTCGGCCTCGGCAAAGCCACTGGGCCGAAGGTGTCGGTGCTCGACCTCTCGATGTTGGGCAATGAAATTCTTCCCTATGCCTGCGCTGTCATTGGCCGGCTGTTGTTGGAGGCAAGAGAGCGATTGCCAGCGGCATCGCGTTACAAGCATCCATGGGTGCTCGTCTTGGAGGAGGCGCATAACTATGCACGACCAGCGAGGACGGACGAAGATCGCGGCCATCGGCTGGCGCGTTTAGCCTATGAACGTATCGCCAAGGAAGGGCGGAAGTTCGGTTTGTCGCTTATGATCGCAAGCCAGCGGCCTAGCGAGATCAGCCAGACTATCATCAGCCAATGCGCCAACTTCATCAGTCATCGCTTGCAGAACCCGGACGATATTGACCATTTCCGCCGCATCATTCCCATGCAGGCGCGGCGTCTGCTCGATCAGGTAACAATACTGTCCTCGGGTGAAGCGATCGTGTTTGGGAGTGCGTTTCATATCCCGACGCGGGTGCAGCTCGACCGAGCCGAGCCTGGTCCATATAGCCAGACCGCAGCACCGTTCTACGAGTGGGCAAAAGATACCACGCCGTTCCCCTTGAAAACCGTAATCGAAGCATGGGGCGCTGATGACACTACAGCGTAA
- a CDS encoding AAA domain-containing protein, with the protein MRLFKKTGTALDDDLRAIVARGLRRIRRVLSSRRARDVLVEVLEIAEDQHELAIVMVDPGGPISRALHRRSTSEGRYLASASRGVFWRNMVRVAEALALCHDAGIVHGGVSPHSIFSHRDKSADYRLGGVEACVHISDGDLEANGHLLRASAVISFRQDWIDLAAVAGALLGLDGDTPPALLSVERRMLERLASPPQFQLFDGAVVLDELRNVVTELDRVGSSSDGELILYPSRSVAQSDLPALSSGTIPAADSAAIMQFVADDLLSTGARLVPAGQDTARLMTDLAIYNIRIMSDSVGMIEGAHQRRANEWMNGAVDIVHRLHLSRNRANAEERVRNLGPGAKRWRDLLEPVRSADSTTDVPIWFALILLEAFTLLREQFRLYPVDVLAPTNAEANVVWLAPSDDAERDAQRETVGLRPAAEALRRELKYDDGKANWTLSQTAGLAMGRERVPELSYEGNGLVKGKTAFAFGSNLSIQAGQRLFLRPRKDTGAERAIRRRLQNVVAARSNVELLRALDDPAQVAMDEVLRDIASPSPPPADADMERSKIEAWESIVAGRSINVVVGPPGVGKTFLISHLVKSILHKTPDARILVSSQNHETLGHMEDELRKFLPATSTIVVRVERSRSSEKESTLRRSSHSLLRSVSKPDSASAAIMANQLNQIIQALRPVDTSEQSIADRTLRDTDNLMLRSSDVTLATTSSHILEEMIADGEQFDWVFIEEAARANGAELIGALLLGNRRVMIGDHNQLSPFDAADRQKFYDASRASELLRGAKEKLSAIPDLPGEVEVALNALKADQFLLGDVLAIASRLEEPFKSIAEREEIRARETGRPSMIADMLREQSRMHPAICELVSNTFYKRQLASSDRAKTRKQAVECTEGFSSSPVVILDVPSLSVVKRRAFEQTVRRSYRNEVEATALLAAMAKLRPILREGEPVPTLIVLSPYLAQVNHLERLIKPLIDVSAGTLFGFASPRGDGKFVCTSDSFQGGEADLVLASLVRNNVLVGSRALGFMKNPQRLNVLLSRAKHKLVLATSRQFIRNAVEGIDPDAISDELNFLRIMLNEVERLSEADFPSVGKGACVVPVDEQGRLSR; encoded by the coding sequence GTGCGCTTGTTCAAGAAAACAGGCACAGCGCTCGACGATGATCTGCGGGCAATTGTCGCCCGCGGACTGCGACGGATACGACGAGTGCTCTCATCACGTCGTGCTCGAGACGTTCTCGTCGAGGTTCTCGAAATCGCGGAAGACCAGCATGAGCTGGCTATTGTCATGGTCGACCCTGGGGGGCCGATCTCCAGAGCATTGCACCGTCGCAGCACGAGCGAGGGGCGCTATCTGGCGAGCGCAAGTCGTGGTGTCTTCTGGCGAAACATGGTTCGCGTCGCAGAAGCACTAGCGCTGTGTCACGACGCCGGCATCGTGCATGGTGGCGTCAGCCCGCATTCGATATTTTCGCATAGAGACAAAAGCGCTGATTATCGTCTCGGCGGTGTCGAGGCCTGCGTCCATATCTCGGATGGCGATCTCGAAGCAAACGGGCACCTACTGCGCGCTTCCGCCGTGATCTCTTTCCGGCAGGACTGGATCGATCTGGCTGCCGTTGCCGGCGCGCTCCTTGGCCTAGACGGTGACACACCTCCCGCGCTTCTGTCCGTCGAACGCCGAATGCTTGAACGGCTTGCCAGTCCGCCGCAGTTTCAGCTCTTTGATGGAGCGGTTGTCCTCGACGAGCTGCGAAATGTCGTCACCGAACTTGACAGGGTTGGCTCAAGTTCGGACGGCGAACTAATTCTCTATCCATCGAGGAGTGTCGCTCAGAGTGATTTGCCGGCTCTCTCTTCGGGCACCATACCCGCAGCCGACAGTGCCGCGATCATGCAGTTTGTCGCCGACGATTTGCTTTCGACCGGCGCTCGCCTTGTCCCAGCCGGACAGGATACGGCGCGCCTCATGACCGACCTCGCGATCTACAACATACGAATCATGAGCGACTCTGTCGGTATGATCGAAGGGGCGCACCAGCGCCGCGCAAACGAATGGATGAATGGCGCGGTGGACATCGTTCATCGACTGCACCTCTCAAGAAATCGAGCGAACGCCGAAGAGCGGGTTCGAAATCTCGGGCCAGGCGCCAAGCGTTGGCGCGACCTCTTGGAGCCTGTCCGGTCTGCTGACAGCACCACTGATGTTCCAATATGGTTCGCTCTCATCCTTCTCGAAGCCTTCACTCTGCTGAGGGAGCAGTTTCGCCTCTATCCCGTCGATGTACTTGCTCCAACTAACGCAGAGGCGAACGTCGTTTGGCTAGCGCCAAGTGATGACGCAGAGCGTGATGCCCAACGCGAAACGGTGGGGCTGCGCCCAGCAGCTGAGGCGCTAAGGCGCGAACTGAAGTATGACGACGGAAAAGCAAACTGGACACTATCGCAAACGGCGGGCCTCGCGATGGGCCGCGAGCGTGTGCCTGAACTCAGCTATGAAGGCAACGGCCTCGTCAAGGGAAAGACGGCGTTTGCTTTCGGAAGCAACCTGTCGATCCAAGCAGGGCAACGGCTTTTCCTGCGCCCTCGCAAGGACACTGGTGCCGAGCGGGCCATCCGGCGACGGCTGCAGAATGTTGTGGCCGCGAGGTCCAATGTCGAACTGCTGAGGGCGCTGGACGATCCGGCCCAGGTTGCCATGGATGAAGTGTTGCGCGACATCGCCTCGCCCAGCCCGCCACCAGCCGATGCCGATATGGAACGATCCAAGATCGAGGCCTGGGAATCAATCGTCGCTGGCAGATCCATCAATGTGGTTGTCGGTCCACCGGGTGTGGGCAAGACCTTTTTGATCTCACACCTCGTGAAGAGCATCCTGCACAAAACGCCTGATGCAAGAATCCTCGTGTCATCTCAGAACCACGAGACGCTTGGTCACATGGAGGATGAGCTTCGCAAGTTCCTCCCCGCAACTTCCACCATCGTCGTTCGCGTCGAGCGATCTCGCTCCAGCGAAAAAGAGAGCACGCTGAGGCGGAGTTCACATTCTCTGCTACGCTCCGTGTCGAAACCTGACTCGGCTAGCGCCGCGATCATGGCCAATCAGCTCAATCAAATCATCCAGGCACTCAGACCTGTAGATACCTCGGAGCAGTCGATTGCGGATCGCACTCTCCGCGATACCGACAATTTGATGCTGCGATCATCGGATGTGACGCTGGCTACTACGTCGTCGCATATTCTTGAGGAGATGATTGCCGATGGCGAACAGTTCGACTGGGTCTTTATCGAGGAGGCGGCGCGGGCTAACGGTGCCGAACTGATCGGTGCCCTGCTCCTAGGAAACCGGCGGGTGATGATCGGCGATCACAATCAGCTATCGCCCTTCGATGCGGCGGATCGTCAGAAGTTCTACGATGCCAGCCGGGCTAGCGAGCTTCTGCGGGGTGCAAAGGAGAAACTGTCCGCGATCCCTGACCTGCCGGGTGAGGTGGAGGTTGCCCTCAATGCACTGAAGGCAGATCAATTTCTGCTCGGCGACGTCCTTGCCATCGCGTCTCGGCTTGAAGAGCCATTCAAATCGATTGCCGAGAGAGAAGAGATCAGGGCTAGGGAGACCGGGCGCCCCAGCATGATCGCCGACATGCTACGCGAGCAGAGCCGTATGCATCCTGCGATATGCGAGCTGGTTTCCAACACGTTCTACAAGCGACAGCTTGCATCCTCGGACAGAGCGAAGACTCGCAAGCAAGCCGTAGAATGCACCGAGGGATTTTCTAGTTCTCCAGTCGTCATTCTGGATGTGCCCTCGCTTAGCGTGGTCAAGAGGCGGGCATTCGAACAAACGGTAAGGCGCTCTTATCGCAACGAGGTCGAGGCGACAGCCCTGCTGGCCGCTATGGCGAAGCTGCGCCCTATACTTCGTGAGGGCGAACCGGTGCCGACCCTTATCGTGCTGTCTCCATATCTTGCGCAGGTCAATCATCTCGAACGACTGATCAAGCCTCTGATTGATGTGTCCGCTGGCACTCTGTTTGGCTTCGCCAGCCCGCGGGGCGATGGAAAGTTCGTCTGCACGAGCGACAGCTTTCAGGGCGGCGAGGCCGACCTTGTCCTTGCTAGCCTTGTTCGCAATAACGTCCTCGTCGGATCAAGGGCTCTTGGCTTCATGAAGAACCCTCAGCGCCTGAACGTATTGCTTAGTCGCGCCAAGCATAAGCTGGTTCTCGCAACCAGCCGTCAGTTCATCCGCAATGCGGTGGAGGGTATCGACCCCGACGCGATCAGTGATGAACTCAACTTTCTGCGGATCATGCTCAACGAAGTCGAGCGCTTGTCCGAGGCTGACTTTCCGTCGGTCGGCAAAGGTGCCTGCGTCGTCCCTGTCGATGAGCAGGGGAGGCTCTCCCGGTGA
- a CDS encoding AprI/Inh family metalloprotease inhibitor, whose amino-acid sequence MKFPFGLFVVCLVAGLWPAAKAAAQTPRSLANEMVGQWELATAGRDRACVVTLRNNPVPLGMKVEFEKGCEEVLPFTGAIASWTVKGLDLVRFQDERGEPVIDVTEVEGGILEGVRTGEGVYILQNLVAARALSKSSDQMIGDWVMVRSNGNPICGLTLTNNEADGPENFQVFLKPKCDPTVGRFAPSMWRIERGEMLLISASGEVWRFGADDHAQWRRIPDSADPFIMVRQ is encoded by the coding sequence ATGAAATTTCCTTTTGGCCTCTTTGTCGTTTGTTTGGTCGCGGGCCTTTGGCCTGCGGCAAAGGCGGCCGCGCAAACTCCGCGGTCGCTTGCAAACGAGATGGTCGGCCAATGGGAGCTTGCCACGGCGGGGCGTGACCGCGCCTGCGTGGTGACGCTGCGCAACAATCCGGTCCCGCTCGGCATGAAGGTCGAATTTGAGAAAGGCTGCGAGGAGGTGCTGCCGTTCACCGGCGCGATTGCATCATGGACGGTGAAGGGGCTCGATCTCGTCCGTTTTCAGGATGAGCGCGGCGAACCGGTGATCGATGTCACCGAGGTGGAGGGCGGCATTCTCGAGGGCGTGCGCACCGGAGAGGGCGTCTACATTCTGCAGAATCTCGTTGCGGCGCGGGCCTTGTCGAAATCGAGCGATCAGATGATCGGCGATTGGGTGATGGTGCGCAGCAACGGCAACCCGATCTGCGGCCTGACGCTGACCAATAATGAAGCGGATGGCCCTGAGAATTTTCAGGTCTTTCTCAAGCCGAAATGCGACCCCACCGTCGGCCGCTTCGCGCCGAGCATGTGGCGGATCGAGCGTGGCGAGATGCTGTTGATCTCCGCAAGTGGCGAGGTCTGGCGCTTCGGTGCCGACGATCACGCGCAATGGCGACGCATTCCCGACAGCGCCGATCCGTTCATCATGGTGCGGCAGTAG
- a CDS encoding helix-turn-helix domain-containing protein, with product MSESKFLTPEEVSERYRGGITVGTLRNWRGMRIGPSFVKIGKTILYPIESLAEWDRANIVTCRAPKGLTMNAGEDAG from the coding sequence ATGTCAGAATCAAAATTTCTAACACCAGAGGAAGTGTCCGAACGCTATCGCGGCGGCATCACGGTCGGCACGCTCCGGAATTGGCGGGGTATGCGGATCGGCCCTTCCTTCGTTAAGATTGGAAAGACGATCCTCTATCCGATAGAATCATTGGCTGAGTGGGACCGCGCAAACATCGTGACGTGCCGTGCGCCAAAAGGACTCACCATGAATGCCGGTGAAGATGCGGGTTGA